The following proteins come from a genomic window of Chionomys nivalis chromosome 9, mChiNiv1.1, whole genome shotgun sequence:
- the Dnajc5 gene encoding dnaJ homolog subfamily C member 5: MADQRQRSLSTSGESLYHVLGLDKNATSDDIKKSYRKLALKYHPDKNPDNPEAADKFKEINNAHAILTDATKRNIYDKYGSLGLYVAEQFGEENVNTYFVLSSWWAKALFVVCGLLTCCYCCCCLCCCFNCCCGKCKPKAPEGEETEFYVSPEDLEAQLQSDEREATDTPIVIQPASATETTQLTADSHPSYHTDGFN; the protein is encoded by the exons ATGGCTGACCAGAGGCAGCGCTCACTCTCTACCTCCGGGGAATCATTATATCATGTTCTTGGGCTAGACAAGAATGCAACCTCAGATGACATTAAAAAGTCTTACCG GAAGCTGGCCCTGAAATACCACCCTGACAAGAACCCTGATAACCCAGAGGCTGCAGACAAGTTTAAGGAGATTAACAACGCCCACGCCATCCTGACAGATGCCACGAAAAGAAACATATATGACAAGTACGGCTCGCTGGGGCTCTATGTGGCTGAGCAATTTGGGGAAGAGAACGTCAACACCTACTTCGTACTCTCCAGCTGGTGGGCCAAG gCCCTGTTTGTTGTCTGTGGCCTCCTCacctgctgctactgctgctgctgtttgtgCTGTTGCTTTAACTGCTGCTGTGGGAAATGCAAGCCCAAGGCACCTGAGGGTGAGGAGACGGAGTTCTACGTATCGCCTGAAGACCTGGAGGCCCAGCTGCAGTCTGATGAGAGGG AGGCTACAGACACACCGATTGTCATACAGCCAGCATCCGCCACAGAGACCACCCAGCTGACGGCTGACTCCCACCCCAGCTACCACACCGACGGGTTCAACTAA